The Elgaria multicarinata webbii isolate HBS135686 ecotype San Diego chromosome 11, rElgMul1.1.pri, whole genome shotgun sequence genome segment CTAACTGATGCAGTAACTATATGGAGGTAGTGGGATATGGTGGATCTGAATGTCTTCAGGCAACTAATGGGTGAGCCAATTACTGTAGGAGATACTACAGCCAACGCAAGTTGGTTCCAAGATGCCAGCCAGGCCCTGTCCATCAAAccagtcattttttaaattaactacAGTCAGCCAAGGTTGACTGGAATGGAGATCTGTGGGTGCCACTTCTATCAGATTCTCCAGAGCATATGTAGGGAGCATAGTGTTGAACAGAAGAACAATCTCCAAGCTAAAGTGACGCTTCCCAAACTTTTTACAGTGCTTTAACCAGTTTTTTTCTGTTAGCTCAGTCTTCTGACTTTAAGAAAGGATTTGATAGCTGACATGCTTTTCCTTGCACCATGAGCTTAACTTGGTTGAGGCAAGAGAAAGATCACAGCCCCTTCCCCTTCAGGGAGTTCAGAGTTGTGGGTGGATTGTGCTGCCTTTTTCAATGACCCATGTaaactttggccctttctacatctaaggattatcccaagaaaatggagggattgtccctgcccgctcccaggatcccgcgtgtcatttggatgcacagggatgatccccgcacaatccctggaaaaaaggcaggtgtagaaacagcctcagttagtcagcattaggggtgtgcacggaccccccgatccgcatctcttccagatccacaatttgcagatcgggccgctccactccgccccgctccgcctatagtcaacttcgctgcggagctccagatccagatcggagctccacttttcccccccataggcttgcattgaaatccaaaaaagtatacaactttttttctgttaaagttagaaacctcaagtttggcaccatgacacctcatggatgtatacacacacatgccaagactcaagccaatcccatcatcccctgattttgggggaatttatgaaaatcggacaccccattttcagacatggactgttctccgacattttgacagataaaaaaaaatggaagtgggcaccctcacagatgccatctagatccacattcatgccaagactcaaatcaaatcccatcatcccctgatttttggcggggctttaacctctaatgcaccacccataaccccaattcacaccccttttgatatctccatcaattttcttgttagaaacctcaaactctgcaccatgatagcttatccatggatacacatgcatgccaagaatcaagccaatcccatcatcccctgatttttggggaaattatgaaaatcagacaccccatttgctgacatggactgttctctgacattttgacagataaaaaaatggaagcaggcaccctcacagatgccgtctagatccacattcatgccaagttttaagcaaatcccatcatcccctgatttttggcggggcttaaatcttttaactcaccccaaatcaagtcccatgctacaactacatcaatttgcaagtcagaaacctcacgtttggtcccatgacagcttatccatgtgtccatatggacgccaagtttcaagcaaatcccatcatcccctgatttttgaggaatttatgaatattgaaaaccccagtatctcagggatttaaagctgcagacagctcaatggggccatttcaaaggaaatcccaacatgccatgaattggggagtagagataaacctaaatatgaatcttcttccacacttgaaaaatgtatttggaacttccaaaagtctaagtgagcacaggaaggacttatcccctgagtcaaagcaagacacaaaccatccctgccaggcgggcaggggaggagggagggaaggcaggcaggcagcagacatttctgggggcacaaggaagtgatccaaggatagtttcaaagccagtaatgcaaaccatccctgtgaggtgggagcagcacagagaaatgccttttcttttgcatcccataactactaggaggctaggaggataagagtaaagctttgtgatccttgcttcagagttgattgactgcactgtgatcacacagccattactaaacaacaaaataataatgttaataatagcagtactaattaatattaatagcaataataacaacaacaacaacaataaggagttgaaccacaatgaaagcctgcctgacttcactgaagaggaaaagccaggagagcttgggttatggggtgtaaaatggaataaataaataaataaaggaggggtggaattaaaagcagcagtgctgctgaataaacaagaagaagaattttttttaaaaggctatgtctgtctattaccagtaagagggaagtggacgtgcccaaggggagggggattaagaagtaacctttcacttcaactcatgaaaggcattagcacagctgcttctatgccaagaagctacccgttacttcaactcatgacaggcattagcttcagcacagggcacgtccacatgccctaggggacctcatccccttgcaccacatctattcagttgttccccaaggttagggtgggtagcactgctgtgtttcctatctgttatttatttgcttagtatatggtttcaggttgtgtttgtgcatttggtggggctactgttttaaaaaacactgggaaaagtccattcagactaagaaagagaagtttcccaggatcccaagttacttgttttgcctatcccctcctccaactttgggatcatgtgatcatgaccgggagttgactctgcccctcagcacttcgaaaaggtaccttttcccgattttttaacatattttttcaaaaaattctagcaagcgaaccgcaacatgcagagagctgaaagtaggctcaaaatgacccccagccacgactctctaagcacaagaagtttcagaaagatagcttaaaaaacaacatagttatccccttttcttttccgcaatgcaatcctgtgggcgaaatttttcaaaatggcgatcggatcgcactgcgaaaagagaatcgctccgcctatgggtgcttctctttgctgtgcttctaagggtccgcggtccgcttctactccgcctctgggcaaggcagagcaggccaattcgcttctaatTCTCCAATTCTAAACAGCACACCTCTAGTCAGCATGCAAGCTTTACATCAGGGCTAGGGAAAgcacagcctttcagatattgaTGAACTACTACtcacatcatccctcaccattttctttgctggttggggctgatgagaattagAGACCAACTACTTCTATGAGATCCCAGTGCTGCATTACTTGAACAGCAGAATCAGGCATGGGTGGTACTGTGATGGCTTTTCTTCTTCCACCCACAGGAAGCAGCACACATTTCGTATCGAGTACAGAATGGTAAACCTCACCTCTTCACCTTCTGAATTTCTGCTTCTGGAATTCTCTCCAGTCCGAGAACTTCAGATCTTACACTCCGTTGTGTTCCTAGCATTGTACCTGATCGccttgatgggcaacagtttgaTCAGCATTGCAATCGCCCTTGACTATCGCCTGCATACACCAATGTATTTCTTCTTAATGAACTTGGCCATTTGCGATATTGGCACTATTTCTATCACTGTACCCAGATCCATGCTTAATTCACTCATGAACAGCAGACGTATTTCTTATTCGGAATGTGTCGCtcaagtttttttcttctttttctttgaagcCTCCGATTTTGTCCTTTTAACAATCATGGCACATGACCGGCATGTGGCCATCTGCAATCCACTACAGTATGAAATAATTATGAACAAAAGATCATGCATCCAGATGGTCATCACTGTGTGGATTACTGGTTTACTTTATGCCATATTACACACATCTGGCACCTTTTCAATGACTTTCTGCTCCAACATAGTTGAACAATTTTACTGTGAAATCCCCAAACTAATGAAACTCTCTTGTGATAGCTTGTATTTTGTTGAAATGGGACTTCTCGTGCTTTCTACTAGTGCAGCGTTTGGATGCTTTATCTTCATTATTGCAACTTATGTGTGGATTTTCAGTGCAGTCCATAGAATTCCTTCTGAACAGGGGCAACAAAAAGCCCTCTCCACTTGCCTCCCCCACCTCACGGTTGTCTCTATACTTATGTTCACTGGTGTCTTTGTCTATGTAAGACCTCCCAGTAATATTTCATCTGAGCCGGATGTAATCTTTGCTGTTATATATACTATACTACCCTCTATGTTGAATCCGTTCATCTATAGCATGAGAAACAAAGAGATCCAGGCTGCATTGTGTAAGTTAATGAATCTTAAGCACTTTTCTAGCACTACTCCCAGGTTTGTTCTGAAATTGTTGGGATTGTAGCCTTCTTCCTTCATCACAATCTCCTACCCAcaccacccacacccaaaaaTCTTTCACTATAAATCCTTAGTAGGCTACTCTTAAAAAATTGTTCTCACCCCACATTTGTAAACCTGTCTCCTGCACTCCACATATATTGGATTAGATCCATTATCTACCTTCTGAGgacagaagggctccactcatgaaGGATGTTCCTGCCCCATTTTGGTGGATCCCATGCTCTGGGATGGCCCTAAGATCAACTGTGCTCTGGCGAAGAATTGCCTTTGGTGCTCACCGTTTGGACAGCTCTGGCGCCTCCTTCAGCTCCGCGAACCCCTCAGGTCATCTTGGCTCAACCCTCAGACCAGCTTGTCACCTCAGATCAGCATGCTGCCCTCTCAAGTCAGTTTGGCACCCTGCTCAGCTGAGCTCAGTGCCCCCTTCAGC includes the following:
- the LOC134405479 gene encoding olfactory receptor 14A16-like, which encodes MVNLTSSPSEFLLLEFSPVRELQILHSVVFLALYLIALMGNSLISIAIALDYRLHTPMYFFLMNLAICDIGTISITVPRSMLNSLMNSRRISYSECVAQVFFFFFFEASDFVLLTIMAHDRHVAICNPLQYEIIMNKRSCIQMVITVWITGLLYAILHTSGTFSMTFCSNIVEQFYCEIPKLMKLSCDSLYFVEMGLLVLSTSAAFGCFIFIIATYVWIFSAVHRIPSEQGQQKALSTCLPHLTVVSILMFTGVFVYVRPPSNISSEPDVIFAVIYTILPSMLNPFIYSMRNKEIQAALCKLMNLKHFSSTTPRFVLKLLGL